The nucleotide window GGACGGAGGCAACCGAGGACGCTTGGTTCTGCTCCATGCTTGCCTTGGCTTGCTCTCCCTGCTCCATGATCGAACACGTCCTCTTGCGCTGCCGCCACCTCCTCCTGGAtcctgctcttcctccagccAAAAGCTAGGATTGACTGGGTGCCAAGTCTGCCCTTGCTCCTCACCTCAAACGCTCCTCAGAAAGCGGTTATTGTCGTGTTCCCCCTCATCTCCCTCACCTGTCTGGGACGGTGCAGATGATGGCAAATTCTCCCTGCACGCTTCAGGGATCTCTGGAAAGGATTTGGCCTTGTCCAGGGAACAAGGATCTGTGGTATGTCTGGGGGAAGGAAATGTGGTGATGGAAacctgctggggagaggagaccCTCTGTGCAGGGGGCCAGGCCGCATCCCATACTGAAgccaggaggggaggaagggccAGGGATGGGTCACTGTCGCTGACTGCCCTGGGTGACTGATCCGTGTCATTCCAGGTCGGCAGAAATGCTGCTCCACCGACGCCGAGAACGCCCCGACGCCGACCCGGCACCCAGTGCCCATGCTGGGCCGATGCCCCGGCAGAAGCGCGCAGGACCCCTGGGCCACCGGCTGTCGGGGACACCCTTCCCCTCGCGCCAGCTCCCTCACTGCGCCGTTCCTTCAGTCCCTTGCGGTTTCGGTAAGTGACTCGCCAGTGGCTTGGCGGGGACGAGCCTTTGCTTCGCCCTCCCGAGGCGTCGTGTTCGTCAGTGGAAGCGGCCCGTGAACTCACCCGCTGCCGGGGAGGGCTGGAAGCCTGACGCTGGCGGTACCGGTGCTCCGGGGCTCGCTGCAGCGGGCcgggcaggctggggctgcggggagcagcGGGACCGGGCCGGCTTCCCGCAGGCCACCAGCACCCCGGAGACCCGCTCCGGGACCccgggagcagccggggggCCCCGACATCGGCTTCCCCGGGGCGGCAAAGGGCACCTGGGCCGAGCCGGGATTTGGGGCGGGTTTCCACCGCTCAGGACGGCCCGGGGAGCCCTTGCCCTGCCCTCTAGCCCCCGCCCGCGGGCCCCCGCCGTCTCCCGCGGGTGACTTCGAGCACCGGCAGCTGCCAGGGACCCCCGGTCGCCCCCGACAGCCGGGTGCCGCAGCCGCGGGGCTGAGCGGGGccctgccctggagcagggggGTGCGGAGAGCTGGGGTgggccgggcccccgcccccggccccgccgcccccggccccgccgcccccgcctcctcctccgcgcTCAGCCCCAAAAATAGCCCTCCGGTAActgccccccgccgctgctGTCATCGCGGCGGCAACGTCACTCCTTCCACCGCGCTGAGGTCAGGCTGCATTAGCATACCGCGCCGCCTCGGCCAATGGGCGCCGCCGCGCCGGTGACGCCTCCCCGGGCTGCCCTATTTAAaggcggcgcggagcgggcgACGCAGACGGAGCCGAAGCGATCGCGGGGCCGCAGCCAGCGCCGttcccccgccgctgcccggagCCAGCATGAGCCAGCGCCAGAGCCAGCGCCGCGGCGGCCCGCGGGCCGACATGGTCCCCGAGATCGCCGCCGCCGTGGGCTTCGTCTCCAGCCTGTTGCGGACGCGGGGCTGCGTCAgcgagcagcagctgcaggtctTCAGCGGGGCGCTGCGGGAAGCGCTCGCAGGTGAGGCGCGGTCCCGCGGGCCGGGAAAGAGATCAGCTTCGTGGGGAGGAAGGTCCGGAGTGAAAGCCCACTCACGtccatcttcttcctctcccccttgGGGCCGGGCGCCCACTGGTGTCCTTCCCCGGTACCCCCCGTGTTACTCCTGGGACCTGGTGTCCCTCCTTGGGTGCCCACCTGTGTCCTCTTGGGTCAGGCACCCAGCTGTGTCCTCCTTGATGCCACATACGTGTTTGTGCCCttgcctgggtgcccccctgtATCCCTCTGGGGACTGGCAGGCATCTGTGTGCCTCCCTGGGCACCCACCTGTGTCCCTGTGGGGTCCTGGGCAGACAGCTGCCTCAGCCCTGAAAGGGAGCACATCCCCTGCCTAGTCTCTGCTCAGAGTTTTGTGTGGCCCATCTGCTTGAATCCTCCCTTGCTGGGGCTTAAGATAGATGATCCAAAGCTAGTCTGTGTGCCCCGTCCCCTGGCAAAAGGTGCTCAGCTCTGTGTCGGTGGGGTTTGGCACCCCCCTCCTGGCAAGTGTGGCACTAACTGGGTGGTTCAGGAgtctcctcccagccccacatAGCCTTGTGTTATCAGCCCTAAGAAGGGATGGTTTGTTTGCCGCTGTGCTGAGATAAGGGGTCGCGACATGCCCCTGAACTTAAGAGAATGACCTGGGGATGTTACTCCCCGACCgtggtgttttgttgttggtgaTACGGTATCTACCCTGGCCACCCCAGCAGTCAGGGTGAGAAGGTGTTGGGGTGCTGTCACTGTGGCCCCTGTGGCACTGTCCTGCCTGGGGTTTCTAGGACCTGAAGAGCTGCGCTCTTGCGCCTTGGAGCAAGCGGTGGCTGAATACCGCTTGGCTCTGGAGCCTCCGTCTGAGGGAGGCAGCCGAAGGAGGATTCTGTTTCCTCCGCCTGCAGTGAGGTGTGGGACCCCCTCGGGACTGCAGCAGGATGCAGACCTCCTCACAGCTGCTGCGTGCCTGCTCACCACCCTTCCCTTCTCGCTTCCCTTGCAGAGCACTACAAACATCACTGGTTTCCTGAGAAACCGTTCAAAGGCTCTGGGTATCGCTGCATCCGGATCAATCACAAAATGGACCCCATTATCAGCAAGGCAGCTAGCCAGATCGGACTCAGCCTACCGCAGCTCTACCAGCTCCTGCCCAGCGAGCTCACGCTCTGGGTGGACCCCTATGAGGTCTCGTACCGAATCGGTGAGGATGGCTCCATCTGTGTCTTATATGAAGCTACTGCAACGAAACCTGTGAGCTCCTATGGGATGCTTACCTGTAAGAACCAGATGATGTTAGGTCGCACCAGTCCTTCCAAAAACTACATCATGACTGTCTCCAGCTAAATACTCCTCTTGTCCTTACACTGCCAAGACACAGGCTACTGTATACCTCACCTGAGGATCTATTTTTAAGATGAAgagctatttatattttttaaaaaaatccaagaaaatccaaaattaaaatattgggCGCCGCTTTGAACAGAAGCGGTGTTCTAGGTgccttttttaaagctgttgcaAGCTTATGAGTTTTTATTATGAAGCTGATATCTACCTAATTAGTGTTGGATGGCAATTTTGGGCTGGCTTGCTCACTTGGGCAGCTTGGAATGTAGGAAGAGGCGGGAAAAGCCAGGCTGGGAAGTGTGGCTTGGTGGTGGGAGATGTCTGTGTCACCTTCTTCACCATCCTGGTACCCAACAGTATTGTTGTATTGCCAAGTATTGCAATACTGTTGGAGAAGGGACAAAGGAGTTGCTGTCTCCATGAATTTCTTCACTCCCCAGCTGGTCTGATCTCTCTGGGGCCTGGATATAGTGTTTGGGGGAACCTTGCATCAGGGCTGGGTGATGCTGGGGACCCTGGGATCGCTCACCTTTGCTCTCACACATCTTCTCTGGACCCATTTACTCCATGAGtggtgcagctctgctctgccctgctctcGGCACAAAGCGAGGGGGAGCATGGCCTTTCTCCAAcacctccccctctgctgcttgctgcagaAGGGGCCATGTAGGCATTGGTGCCCTGTGAAACGGAGCAAGGCAGGGATGTGCTGGGGGTCAGGCTGTGCAGAGAAGGTCCCCAAGATGAATATTGCAGCTACTGTGGTGGCACTGGAGTGCTGTTCCTGGTGCTCCCCAGTACCTGGCTATCGCCCATGGCTTGCTGTACACTGAGAAGGGTGCTCTGGACCCTGAAACCAGCACTCAACAGCTGTGAATTACAAAGCCTTTCTGTTATGTGTGGCTTAGCAGCCCATGATCTGCTCTTGTGTGGCCTCTCCGTGCTCCAAGAGTGGAGTCTGGCCTCTTGTTGCGCAAGTTGCCTAATCCAGTGCTGACGACTTGCTGTGTCACTTTTCCGGAAGAGCTGAAGCAACTCGCCTTGTGCTGTGGAGGTTGGTGTGTGAGAACTTTGCCCTGTCTCTTAAAATCAGAAGTACTGGGGGTCTCTTCCCCCTGTGTGTGGGATGCTCAGATGCTTTAGTGGCataactttgcttttaaagtcACAGcacttcttccctctcttcctcctctgggtGATCAGCATGTGGCTGTCCCTGGGAGCTGTCTCCACTGATACCTTGGTAAGGGGCGTTGTTAGGTTCAGATCTCTTGGTACATAACTATTTTGCACAATTAATGCCTGGTCCTGTGATCTGTCTATTGAAGCAAAACTCCTCGTGGTGTCCCAGTGGTACTTGTATTCAGGGAGACTTTGCCCAAGTGTTGTTCAGGATTTGGCCCTTAAACTGCTCTGGCTAACTACAAATGGGGTGGGAGCTGAAATTGCTGCCCCAAGAACTTTACCTACCTGCTGGGAATGAGCCTTTACTAGGATGTTGTATGTCCATTGCCTTTTTACTAACCAGCTGGTGCTCCTCTGGTGATCCTGGGAGAAGCGATTGAAAAAGCAGTGTATTGACATggttgtttttaatgaaatttttccCAGATTTGTCTCtcagcacacttttttttttttaccttcctcTTTTCTGACCTGGCAGCTGACTGGCATAACCAGAGTTGTTCTTGCCCAGCCTTTGATGAATCAAGTTCTCAGTCATTTGTGCAATATATTTCCAAATCTTGGGTCCtctgggagaggaaggaagccTCCCATCTGCCACAGTTCTTAGCTtggcttttttaatatattaaaaattcagcacAGCTCCCCAACTCTCAATGCTAATGTGGGAAAAAGTAAGTTGAATTTTTGTAAGCTTCAAATAATGAATTCCAGAACTGGAAAACCAGCCTCAATTCTTAGatccttttaaaatgtcaagtgGTGAGTTGTTTGTCCTTGAACAGTAATAGCAGACTGTGTCTCTGAAGTTGCATCACTTGAATTTCTCATGTTagcaaagcagaagctgaagtgAAGCACTGGGGCTTTTCCCTTGGTGAACTTGTGCAATAGGTGACCTCACCAAGAGGGGAGTACTTGGGAACTTCCAAAAAGCAAATTCCCTTTTCAAGGAAAAGGGATCTCGGTGCTTTTTGGAGTCCTCACTTGACCTGCTTATGTGGAAAGCCCATGATGAGAACTGCATCCAGGATGAGCAGTGTTAGATTTGCTGGACTCCTTGGCTGGATGTGGAGTTTCCTGAAGGCTGGTACTTCCTTGGGTTGTAATTTGTCATGATCAAAGCAGTCTTAAGATTTAACCCCCCCTCTTTATTCTGTTCCCTCCCTCTTACCAGAAAAGTTTTTCAGGAACAGCAGCCCACACCAAAGGAATACACTATAATTGCTCTTAACATGCCCCCACTTCCAGAACCAAAATAGCTGAGTCTCATTCTTTTTGTCCCTGGTGTGGAGGAGTCTGATGTTAAAGGTGTCTGGTTTTTAGCttcaaaaccaaccaaacttGGGTATAATCCATTTCTCTCTTGTAGCTGGTTACATGTAAAAGCTGTGAATTAGTGTGCTCTGTTGCCTTCTGCCTACAAGCCTGATACTCAACTGCAGAGCTGAATGGTGTGTATTTTAAGACAGTGTATTTGAGGGGTTTCTTgtaattttggggttttttaacaagCTGGACTGTTGAACGGGACCTGCTTTTTGTATTTGGTGGAAATGGTAGAAAGTTTGTAAGCTACACTTGGAGGAGGGAGTGGATGGTTACTAATTGTATAGTAGTGTTTTTATATACAGAATGTACAGATCCTTTGACAGACATATGCTTTTGttactttaataaaaatgtagcaGTATAAATGAGCCTTGTTTTCTTGCTGGGAACTGTTGTATGCTTGCAAAGAGGGTGAGGGTTGGGATTGCAGCCTAAATCCCACACTGTGAATGCTGTGGGCTTGGTTAAAGTGCGGATGACTCTTCATATCCAGCTGTGTCAAGGAGGAGGTTTAGAAAAAAGCTGCTTAGTCAACATGCTGACTCTAAACCTGACCCTCTAAACCTGACAAATTAAGGCTGGGAATTGGTCTGATGACTAatgtggggctgtgggtgtcctgccctctccttccccatgcTGACTGTTGGGTTCTGGCTTGGGCAGTAGGGGATTTACTGTGTGGGATTGTAGAAATCCCGTGTCCTGCTGGGGTGTGAAGGTGTTATGTAGTCGGCTGCCAGATCTCTTACCTAAGCCCAGGAATGGCATTAACAAAGCCTGAGAAAGAAGCGATGGGTGATCTGAGCCAGGCACAGGGGCAGTTCCGCTGTCCTTCCAGGGGTGactgagctggcagaggaggaagggtgAGAGATCACAGGACCGAAATGTTCAGGTATGCGGAGGATGCTCTGGGCCTGTCATGATAAAGGCAGCCAGGGTTGATTCACTGGAGATCCTGTTTTGGCTCTGTCAAGAGACTGGTgactgcagcagggagctgtaACCCTGCTCCCTGGGATGGGGATGTCCAGCTCATGTGTTTAACCCCCACCTGTGCTCATCTTCCAGCTGACCTGATTTAAGGACCTTAGCTAAATCAGCAGGTGCTAGTTTTCAGTCCCAAACTCCATCTGTATGGAGTTAGGAGGGTTTGAGCTGCAGCCTGCCGGGGTCCTTGTGACCCAGCCCAACCCTCCCTTCCTGGAGTGGCGATGCCAAGGGGGGGCACAGGCCTGGTCctactgctctcccctcctgctTTTATCATAACACGCCACCTCCGAGAGGAAAACAATCTGTGGGCCAATTTTGATGCTCTGTCAAAGCCGCTCCTTTTTGAACTCATCCCTTCATTAGTTTCTATAAACACACCCaaattgctgctgcttgtgaaaCAGGGCTGTTGGGGAGGAATGGGTGTCCTGTTCAGTTGCTGATTAGCTCAGGAGTCATCCAGGTTCAAAGGCTTGGTGAAGTCAGATGATGGCAGCCTTCTTCCCTCCGGCTCGTCCGGATCAGCGTGGTCCGTCTAGACCTGCATGCTGTGGCCTGTGGCCCATTTTTCAGGCTGGCATAGCCCATGCCACGGCCAGCCTGGCCTGCTCCTGTGTGCTGTGGCCCATGGCTGGCGTTTGggccagcaggcagagccaaGATCATCTCAAATTTGAGTTGCTCGTAGCCAAGATAAAAATACAGCTCTTATGCCATGGAAGCGTTTTGTGAGGAGTCAATGCTACCCGCGCCACGACCAGATCCCCCTGCCAGCCTTTTAATAGGTGACTCAtctactatttttattttgcttgtcaGTTTTCTTCTGGTGGGTTCATGATACCTGGTGTACAAGCTGGATTAGCTTAGGCATGCATCTTTATCTGCTGCCCAAAGCCCTTTCTAGGCTTTTTGATGCTGAATGGCAGCTCTCTGCGCATTCTTTCATTGCGAGATCCCCGAGTGCATCAATCAGCTCAGGGGCACAGGAGGAGGGGAGCGCGGAGGCACAGCCGGAGCGTGCACCAGGgacccagctgctccccagcgtgcctggagcagctctgaaaaagaCTGAAAGTAACTAAAGCCGCACCGCTGCCCACCTTCTGCCTGTTGAAATCTGGGCTCGTTTTCTGCCAAGCCTTTTGCTGGGCtgctgttgggattttttttgttcaggcTGAGCAGGGAAGTGTCCGATTCAAGGAGCCTGGGTCAAATGTTGTCCTCTGTAATCAGAGATCGGTGGTGTTGCATAAACAAGCATTTGCCTTTGACATGTCCTCGGTGAGAGCTCAGCCCTTTGCCCGGCAAACCTGCCTGCTCCCCGGCGCTCCGCAGGAGGGGTGAGCTCTGCCGGCACAGCGGGGTCCAGGACTTAAACCCAGAGAGTGTCCCGATGTGTGTGATACCCACCTAGAAAAAAGTTATTCCCCACAAAAaccctgctgcagggaggaagggcagCATGGGTGATGCTGGCTCTCAGGGGAAAGCGCTCTCCTCCCATCCCAGCAGCCTGGAAGGGCGTTTAATGCCTCTTTAGAGTAAAAAGGCGGGTGGGCTTTAATGTCCTATCCCCTGCACTGATGCATTGTCCCCCTGCTATCCGTGCAAGGCTTCCTGGCCGTGTGCGTGCTGTAGCAGTGCTGTCAGTCCTTCCTCGCAGGAGCTGggccagctttgggggctggtctGTTGGGGAAACGCAGATTGTGCAAAGCCCAAATCAGCCGTGAGGAGCGTCCTGACCTGGCAGCAACAACCACCCCAGGACAGGGTCCCCATGGGTCCGTGAGGATATTTTCGTTGACTCACGGCAAaatgtttgtttgatttttttttttgtgtgtgtttgcatgctCCTCTTTCCTCTAGCAGAAATTGGGCGTTTTCTCAGTTCTAACTTATCAGAAAAGCAACATCAGCATTTAGGATATGAAACTGCTTGTTGGGGTTATTTCTGCCCTTCCCAGAGAAGCCAGACCTcatcccctgccagccccgctgTTACCGTCCCTGCCTCGAAGCGCTTTTACCCCTGCCCGCCCCGAAGCTGGGAAGAGAGCCGGAACGTGGCAAATGGGTCGGGTTTgctcagaagggaaaaaggtgagtggggacagggctggcacCGGCACGGCCACCGAGGCTCTGGGCTTTCCCTTGTTTgcctctgcagctggaggaaggaCAGAAGCGAAACCGGGCGCCGCCGAGCCTCCTCCCCGCACCAGCACATTTGCGCAGGGCTCGGCCTCCGCCAGGTGCTTCCTGCCCTCTTTATTTGCCATCGGGGCGATGGGAAGCGACCGGCTATTTCGGCTCGGCCGAGGCCAATCAGGCACTTGCGTGGGTGCAGCCTCGTACGCCTGTATCTGGGGAGACGCAGCCGGCAgcgcccagccccggccctggGAAAAGGGGGAGGCGTGGGCCCCGGGGCACTCCGTCGCCTGCGGTTCTCCAGAGCCCGGATGATCTTCCCAGGATCTGCCGGAGCTGGAGAAACTCTGCAATCACGTGGCCCAGCAACGGGAAGATGGTTTGCGGGGTTTGGAGGGGTTGGTGCTGCGCCAAGCCCAAGGTGCCTTGGGCTGCAGCCTTCTGGCAGATGCTGGCGTTGCTGCTGCTCGCACCGGCGATCTCTGGCATCGCCAGTGTTGGCACCAGCACACTCCGGCATTGCCAGtgtttgctgctgtgctggagccCCCTCACAagctctgcctccagctccGCACCCTGCAGGGCTGAGTCAAGCCCTtccccgagcccccccgggACGTGGGCAGGCATCGGGTCCGGGGTCTGGGTTGGCCCGTGGGCTCTTGTTGGTTTCTGTCCCTTGGCCAGGAAGGCAGAGTGATTCCTGGCTGGGGACcgcgctccctgcctgcccttcctcctgacagaccttcctctccctcctcttccctcatCCAGCTCTCTGGCCTCCCTCTGCATCTGCACAGCGGCCACAGCCAGATCTTGAGCTCTCCCTGGCCAAACCTTGAGCCCTCCGCAGCCATGACCCATCTCGGCTCAGCTTGTACACCCCCGAGCACCCCAACAGCCTTGCACACAGCCGGGGCCCCCGAACCGGCGTGAAGGGGAACGCGCTGCTCTGCCTTTCCAATCCTTGCTAAAAACTGAACCACccggtggaaaaaaaaaaaaacccaaaaccttccTTCCACCGAAAAGGTCATGGGCAGATGCGAGCGCGTGTGCCGCAGCCGCCGCACGCCCACTCGCCTCCCCCCCACGCGGTGCAGTAACCGTCTCGGCGCTCGCAGCTCGCTGTGCTTGGAGGGACTCCAGCAGCAGATGGGGCAGGCTGCGGCGCTGCTTAATGCtaacttgaaatgaaaaaaatttccccCTCCCTCTACCAACTGCAAAACCTGCCGGCAGGCTCAGCCCCGTctccgctccctgcctgctcgcTTCCTCCCGTGCCAGCTTTCGGGCAGGAGCGTGCGCAGAGTGGGTCCTGCGCAGACCTCTGGTTTATTAAAAATggcagtggggagggagaggggaaggggctccCCAAAGGGGAGCGGGGGTCTGCCCTGAGAGCAGGCACGTCCCATGGCCCTGGGAGGGGTCATCCCCCATCGAGGTGAGCAGCCTGAGTGGGATAAAAGCGGGGTCCTGGAGAGGGACAGCCCACCCTGGCCCTGCCGTGGGTCCCCATGCTCCCCGCTCCTGGGGCATCACCGAGGGgcttgggggtcctgggggcccACTcaccccagccacccccctGCTGCAAGCGCCTGGGCGAGGGGCTACGACACCAGGACAgatgggcagggggagaggagctgctttcagctgcttttttgttttccaccaAGCATCCCAAGGCGAGAGCCGTCCCCATTGCCGTCCCCATCCCGGCCCCCTCCGCAGCGGCTGCTCCCCGGCGCGGGGGCCAGCTCTGACGCTCTCATTTACGACCTGTTGGGGGATAAAAGGGGCTTGTTGGCGGCGGCGAGCAACTGGTGTGCGGGGACAACTGTTGCCATCTgtctggtggggtggggggggggggccgcggcggggccagGGCCAAGCCAGGGCCggggttttgtttctcctttcatgCACCACTAAACTTTGCACCTTTTGTTTCCCAGAGAAGGGCTGAGAGCCGGGGAGAAAAGAGGCCTCTGCGCCGCACGGGTTGGGGCAGAGCTCGCTCAGCTTGCCAGGGGGTTTGCATACGATTCTTATTAAATATTATAATAGCAATTATCGTTATTTGAGGAGTCTGTCGGTGTTGGGCAAGCCCCCGCCGTGCCACCCCCACGCTGCACCCTGGGAGCTTGCTGGGCAGAGTGGGGTGCCCCGACATGTTCCGTGCTGCGGCAGGCAGAAGCCACGGCTGCTGATTCCGTGCATCCCTCAAGGAGCCGAGGCTGCGTCACCACGGAGCGACAGCGTGCCCTGCCACCCCTGAGGGATGCTGTGCCCCTGTCCCCAAGGGATGCTGTGTCCCTGTCACTAAGGGATGCTgtgcccctgtccctgagggacGCTGTGTCCCTGTCACTAAGGGATGCTgtgcccctgtccctgagggacACTGTGTTCCCATCTTCAAGGGATGCTGTCCCCCCATCTCCAAGGGATGCTgtgcccctgtccctgagggacGCTGTGTTCCTGTCCCCAAGGGATGCTgtgcccctgtccctgagggacACTGTGTTCCCATCTCCAAGGGATGCTgtgcccctgtccctgagggaTGCTGTGTTCCCATCTTCAAGGGATGCTgtgcccctgtccctgagggacACTGTGTTCCCATCTCCAAGGGATGCTgtgcccctgtccctgagggacACTGTGCCCCATCTCCAAGGGATGCTgtgcccctgtccctgagggacGCAGTGTTCCTGTCCCCGAGGGATGCTgtgcccctgtccctgagggacACTGTGTTCCCATCTCCAAGGGATGCTgtgcccctgtccctgagggacGCTGTGTTCCCATCTTCAAGGGATGCTgtgcccctgtccctgagggacACTGTGTTCCCATCTCCAAGGGTTGCTGTGCCCCATCTCCAAGGGATGCTgtgcccctgtccctgagggacGCAGTGTTCCTGTCCCCGAGGGATGCTgtgcccctgtccctgagggacACTGTGTTCCCATCTCCAAGGGATGCTgtgcccctgtccctgagggacGCTGTGTTCCCATCTTCAAGGGATGCTgtgcccctgtccctgagggacACTGTGTTCCCATCTCCAAGGGTTGCTGTGCCCCATCTCCAAGGGATGCTgtgcccctgtccctgagggacGCAGTGTTCGTGTCCCCGAGGGATGCTgtgcccctgtccctgagggacACTGTGTTCCCATCTCCAAGGGATGCTGTGCTCCTGTCCCTGAGGGACACTGTGTTCCCATCTTCAAGGGATGCTgtgcccctgtccctgagggacACTGTGTTCCCATCTCCAAGGGTTGCTGTGCCCCATCTCCAAGGGATGCTgtgcccctgtccctgagggacGCAGTGTTCCTGTCCCCGAGGGATGCTgtgcccctgtccctgagggacACTGTGTTCCCATCTTCAAGGGATGCTGTCCCCCCATCTCCAAGGGATGCTGTGCTCCTGTCCCTGAGGGACACTGTGTTCCCATCTTCAAGGGATGCTgtgcccctgtccctgagggacACTGTGTTCCCATCTTCAAGGGATGCTGTGCTCCTGTCCCTGAGGGACACTGTGTTCCCATCTTCAAGGGATGCTgtgcccctgtccctgagggacACTGTGTTCCCATCTCCAAGGGATGCTGTCCCCCCATCTCCAAGGGATGCTGTGCTCCTGTCCCTGAGGGACGCTGTGTTCCCATCTTCAAGGGATGCTGTGCCCCATCTCCAAGGGATGCTGTACTCCTGTCCCCGAGGGATGCTGTACCCCTGTCACTATGGGATGCTAGGCCCCTGTCCCCAAAGGACACTGCATCCCTGTCACTAAGGAATGCTGTGCCCCATCTCCAAGAGATGCTGTGCCCCTGTCCCCAAGGGACACTGTGTCCCTGTCACTAAGGGATGCCGTGCCGCCGTCCCTGAGGGACAACCATGCCCCTTGTCCCCAAGTGATGCCGTACCCCCGTCCCCGAGGGATGCCGTGCCCtggcagtggcagcaaggagagggcagggcacaggcagccgGGACGATGGGAGCAGCCAGAGGCTGCGTTCGCTGCCCCCGGGGCAGTTCGTGCTTCCTGGAGGAGCAGTGTCTGCGTCTGGGACGGGAGCACAGCACGCAGGGCCGGTTCCAGCCGGGCGTGTGAGTCTCACC belongs to Pelecanus crispus isolate bPelCri1 chromosome 17, bPelCri1.pri, whole genome shotgun sequence and includes:
- the BTG2 gene encoding protein BTG2; the encoded protein is MSQRQSQRRGGPRADMVPEIAAAVGFVSSLLRTRGCVSEQQLQVFSGALREALAEHYKHHWFPEKPFKGSGYRCIRINHKMDPIISKAASQIGLSLPQLYQLLPSELTLWVDPYEVSYRIGEDGSICVLYEATATKPVSSYGMLTCKNQMMLGRTSPSKNYIMTVSS